Sequence from the Selenomonadales bacterium genome:
CTTAATTGGCCTCACCAGTGCGTTTACTGCTTGGTTCTTCCCGCCTCTCACTGTGTATTCCACTCTGTTGATTATGGTTGTGGTCTTGTCGCTCAAGCCGGAAGGCCTCTTTGGATTGGCGGTGAGGAAATAATGGATAAACGTTATCTGTGGGCGCTCCTAGCCTTAGCGATAGGCGCACTTTTGCTCTTCCCGCACGTAACCGGCGTTATGACGCGGGAGCTAGTCGGAAGAATCTTTATCTTGGCCGTATTTGGCATGAGCTATGACATTCTCAGGGGCTACACCGGGATAATAAACCTCGGGCATGCCGCGTTCTTTGGTGGCGGAACCTACATGGCCGGCATTATGTTTACGCAGGTAGGAACTAGCGCCTCTGCTATGCTGGCCGCACTGCTTGTGGCCTGGGCGTTTGCTGTGTTGTTAGCCATAATCATGGGCCAGTTTGCCTTTCGCAATACGGGCGCAGGCGGGGTCTTGGCTTGCGCCATGATAACCCTAGCCTTTGGTGAGATAGTTCGCCACACCGCCGAAACCTTCCGCCAGTTTACGCAGGGAGCCGACGGCTTGACGTTTATGGTGCCGCCGATGTTTCGCGACCGCGTGATGATGTATTACTACGCCTTGGTGTTTCTCGTAGTGATGACCTTGTTGCTGCGGCAGTTCGTCAACTCGCCTACCGGACGCGTATTGCAGGCTATTCGCGACAACGAGCAGCGGGCGCGGTTCCTAGGCTACGATGTCAGGAAATACAAACTACTGGCTTTAGTTACGGCAGCTTTAGCTGCGTCATCGGCCGGCTTTATGTTTGCCCTGTTGACGCGCTTTGCTAATACCGACTTGCTCAGCGTACAAAACACCTTAAATGCGCTGCTCTTTACCATTGTCGGCGGCACCGGTACGCTGTACGGCGCAATCGTCGGCACGGCCTTCGTGCAGCTTGTCCAGAGCTACCTGCTAGAGCTGCGCGGCATCAGCGAAATCTTCGCCCGTTGGCAAATTTTCTTTGGTGCCATCTATGTGTTGGTGGTGTTATATATGCCGCTAGGTATGGTTGGGGCCTACCTGCGCTTTAAGGCGAGTCTGGAGCGTTGGCGCGCGCGGCAGCTGTCGTTGTCAGGCCAAGCGCGAAGTGGAAATAGCAGAGGCAGGTGAACAGAAGGTGACGAGAACACACGCACAAAGAGTGGGCATTGCCGGCTTAGGGGTATACGTGCCGGCCCAAGTTGAAACTAGTCAGGACATTGCGGCCAAGACCGGTATCCCTGCCGAAGTTGTGGCCGAGAAACTGGGCCTTAGGCAAAAACACGTGGCACGTCAAGATGAACACGTCTCACATATGGCTCTAGCTGCCGCAAAAATGGCGCTACAGGGGTTTGACCCGGCTGCGCTCAATGCCGTTGTGTATTTCGGCAGTTCGTACAAGGATTATCCCGTGTGGTCGGTGGCCTCGCAGCTACAATACGAACTGGGGGCACATCAGGCTTTTGCCACTGAGATTATGTCGCTGTGTGCCGGGTTTACCGTGGCCTTGCGCATGGTTAAGGGCATGATGTTGGCTGACGCAGATATGGAAAACGTACTTTTGGTGGTGGGGACTAAAGAGTCATCATTGCTTGACTACACGAACCCACGCGTGCGCTTTATGTTTAACTTTGGCGACGGCGGCGCCGCAGTATTGTTGCGCAGGGGTTGGCACGAGAATCTGGTGTTAGAGTCCCACCACATTACCGCGGGGTTCTTTCATAAACACGTCAAGGTCTTAGAAGGCGGCTCGGTTAATCCGCTGGGCGGACACCCTTTCCCGCCGCAGGCCGGGTTAATTGAGGTCATCGACCCGGAAGAGATGAAGGAGCATTTAGACCCCATATCCTTTAAAAACTTTGTCACGGTGGTAGAGCGCGCGCTAGAAAAGAGTGGCAAGAGCACGCGCGACCTCAGCTTCTTGGCCCCCGTGCACTTCAAACGCTCTATGCACCAGCAGATTCTCGCCGCTTTAGGTTTAAGCGAAAACAATAGCTTCTACTTGGAAGACTACGGCCACGTACAGGCTGCCGACCAGATTATTGCTCTGTGGGAGGCCTCTCGGCGCGGACTGCTTAAGGACGGAGACTATGTTGCTTTAATGGCCGCTGGGACGGGTTACACCTGGGGCGCGACCATCTTGCGTTGGGGAGCCGACAATTAAGCCTTCGGACTCTAGAGCAGGGAACGACCACAGCTGTAACGAACACTTGTGAGAAGTGGCGCTAGCTGAGGTCGCCAGAGTGTCTGCAGAAAGAGTGATGAGGAATGAACGCAAGTGCCGGTTATCCTGACCGTGCTGCCGGAGTGCAGTTGCCAAAAACCACACGGGGACAAGCGACGTTTGACAAGCTAATTAAGGCCGCCGAAAAAGTCATTGGCGAGAATGGGTATCATGACGCTTCTGTTTCGGCGATTACGCAAGTAGCCGAAGTTGGCATGGGCACATTCTACCTTTATTTCCGTACTAAGAAAGACATCTTCCGCGAGCTAATTTTCTACATTCACCACGATTTGCGCAAGTACATTCAGATGGCCGTAGCGGGTATTGCCGACCGTAAAGATGCCGAGGTGGAAGG
This genomic interval carries:
- a CDS encoding 3-oxoacyl-ACP synthase, encoding MTRTHAQRVGIAGLGVYVPAQVETSQDIAAKTGIPAEVVAEKLGLRQKHVARQDEHVSHMALAAAKMALQGFDPAALNAVVYFGSSYKDYPVWSVASQLQYELGAHQAFATEIMSLCAGFTVALRMVKGMMLADADMENVLLVVGTKESSLLDYTNPRVRFMFNFGDGGAAVLLRRGWHENLVLESHHITAGFFHKHVKVLEGGSVNPLGGHPFPPQAGLIEVIDPEEMKEHLDPISFKNFVTVVERALEKSGKSTRDLSFLAPVHFKRSMHQQILAALGLSENNSFYLEDYGHVQAADQIIALWEASRRGLLKDGDYVALMAAGTGYTWGATILRWGADN
- a CDS encoding branched-chain amino acid ABC transporter permease; its protein translation is MDKRYLWALLALAIGALLLFPHVTGVMTRELVGRIFILAVFGMSYDILRGYTGIINLGHAAFFGGGTYMAGIMFTQVGTSASAMLAALLVAWAFAVLLAIIMGQFAFRNTGAGGVLACAMITLAFGEIVRHTAETFRQFTQGADGLTFMVPPMFRDRVMMYYYALVFLVVMTLLLRQFVNSPTGRVLQAIRDNEQRARFLGYDVRKYKLLALVTAALAASSAGFMFALLTRFANTDLLSVQNTLNALLFTIVGGTGTLYGAIVGTAFVQLVQSYLLELRGISEIFARWQIFFGAIYVLVVLYMPLGMVGAYLRFKASLERWRARQLSLSGQARSGNSRGR
- a CDS encoding TetR/AcrR family transcriptional regulator; protein product: MNASAGYPDRAAGVQLPKTTRGQATFDKLIKAAEKVIGENGYHDASVSAITQVAEVGMGTFYLYFRTKKDIFRELIFYIHHDLRKYIQMAVAGIADRKDAEVEGIQAFYRYCLEHRHLYTIIREAEFVDYEIFRWHYSNFAKAYVGHLQAAQSRGQVKQMDAEMLAYCLIGISVFTGMRWPLWESKLPGSGEINTLREFIFRGISPE